Proteins co-encoded in one Haloarcula pelagica genomic window:
- a CDS encoding helix-turn-helix domain-containing protein — protein sequence MPDSMSEQLRRDMECEGLLECFHGLKELDKECFQALVESEEPLTVDEIAEAVDRERSTAYRAVQRLLQTGFIEKDQINYDQGGYYHVYSPTDPSKIADDMQRLLNDWYAKMGQLIQEFETKYEQPETAAPAAES from the coding sequence ATGCCAGATTCGATGTCTGAACAGCTCCGTCGGGACATGGAGTGTGAGGGGCTGCTGGAGTGTTTCCACGGTCTCAAAGAACTCGATAAGGAGTGCTTCCAGGCGCTCGTTGAGTCCGAAGAACCGCTGACCGTCGACGAGATTGCCGAGGCTGTTGACCGCGAACGCTCGACCGCCTACCGTGCTGTTCAGCGACTGCTCCAGACCGGTTTCATCGAGAAAGACCAGATCAACTACGACCAGGGCGGCTACTACCACGTCTACTCACCGACGGACCCCTCGAAGATAGCCGATGACATGCAACGCCTGCTCAACGACTGGTACGCGAAGATGGGCCAGCTCATCCAGGAGTTCGAAACCAAGTACGAACAGCCTGAGACCGCGGCTCCTGCAGCCGAAAGCTAA
- a CDS encoding sulfite exporter TauE/SafE family protein codes for MLDSLLDGLGILGTSPEMLALFVGFGLVVGVLFGFFGMGGSFLVTPALLMLDYEPSVAVGSGMAFVFGTAVIATLKHHDLGQVDYKLGAIMITGTTIGIEAGRASVYYLESLGLAGGIISVAYVVLLGGVGAMVTRDALNSDGGGGIDHEAADKDLDEYEIPEIAKTIQQTVRIPPMVTLRGDVRVSAWVITAVAFATGLLSGFLGVGGGFIRMPAMIYAIGVPVPVAVGTDLFEIVFSGGLGSYLYGQGGGVNLGIVVPLLFGSALGARIGSAATAVVDADGIKIYFGGMLLIGAIAVGIGEIGSYVGSPTLELIGLVLVIGAAVVVAFAILYTTISSLRQKRHQGTTVTN; via the coding sequence ATGCTCGATAGTCTCCTCGACGGCCTCGGGATCCTGGGAACCAGTCCCGAGATGCTGGCGCTGTTCGTCGGCTTCGGTCTCGTCGTCGGGGTCCTGTTCGGCTTCTTCGGCATGGGAGGGTCGTTCCTCGTCACCCCGGCCCTGCTGATGCTGGACTACGAACCGTCGGTCGCCGTCGGGAGCGGGATGGCGTTCGTGTTCGGGACGGCCGTCATCGCGACCCTGAAACACCACGACCTCGGGCAGGTCGACTACAAACTCGGCGCGATCATGATCACCGGGACGACGATCGGAATCGAGGCCGGGCGCGCCAGCGTCTACTACCTCGAGTCGCTGGGGCTCGCGGGCGGCATCATCAGCGTCGCCTACGTGGTCCTGCTCGGCGGTGTCGGCGCGATGGTGACCCGTGACGCCCTCAACAGCGACGGCGGCGGTGGAATCGATCACGAGGCAGCTGACAAGGACCTCGACGAGTACGAGATCCCAGAAATCGCCAAAACGATTCAACAGACCGTGCGGATTCCGCCGATGGTGACGCTCCGCGGTGACGTCCGCGTCTCCGCGTGGGTCATCACCGCTGTCGCCTTCGCGACCGGCCTGCTGTCCGGCTTCCTCGGCGTCGGCGGGGGCTTCATCCGGATGCCGGCGATGATCTACGCGATCGGCGTCCCGGTACCCGTCGCCGTCGGAACCGACCTGTTCGAGATCGTCTTCTCCGGCGGTCTCGGAAGTTACCTCTACGGCCAGGGCGGCGGCGTGAACCTCGGTATCGTCGTCCCGCTGCTGTTCGGGAGTGCACTCGGTGCGCGTATCGGCTCTGCTGCGACCGCCGTTGTCGACGCTGACGGCATCAAGATCTACTTCGGCGGGATGCTCCTAATCGGTGCCATCGCCGTGGGTATCGGCGAGATCGGCTCCTACGTTGGAAGCCCAACGCTCGAGCTGATAGGGCTGGTACTGGTTATCGGCGCGGCGGTCGTCGTCGCCTTCGCGATTCTGTACACGACGATTTCGTCGCTGCGGCAGAAGCGTCATCAGGGAACCACGGTTACCAACTAA
- a CDS encoding universal stress protein → MRALCATDLSAASEAAIENETCLECLGRIGVDTIHLVTVVPANVHSGMPGVNFEEQRRRALDQYRTVIEATGFDVETHVVRGTPYRRINGIAETVHADLSVVSSRGQSPLQNRIIGSTARNLARTTVVPLLVNRVERETDDPEVLREHLFQRILFATDFSENANRAFDAFSYLRHATEEVTLVHVRSPKDEVIDADASPQEQLAEHTSTLENWGIETQVEVRHGDPANEILAVESEVTPSTVLVGSKGRSRIRRLLLGSVSEEIVAQATGNVFLVPPPRAV, encoded by the coding sequence ATGAGAGCCCTGTGCGCGACCGACCTGTCGGCTGCAAGTGAAGCCGCAATAGAGAACGAAACCTGCCTCGAGTGCTTGGGCCGCATCGGCGTCGATACGATCCACCTCGTGACGGTCGTTCCGGCGAACGTCCACTCTGGGATGCCCGGCGTGAATTTCGAAGAGCAACGTCGACGAGCGCTCGATCAGTATCGGACGGTCATCGAGGCCACCGGGTTCGACGTCGAGACTCACGTCGTCCGTGGGACCCCCTATCGACGTATCAACGGCATCGCTGAGACCGTCCACGCCGATCTATCGGTCGTCAGCTCACGGGGACAAAGCCCGTTACAGAACCGGATCATCGGGTCGACGGCCCGCAACCTCGCGCGGACGACTGTCGTTCCGTTGTTGGTCAACCGGGTCGAGCGGGAGACCGACGACCCCGAGGTTCTCCGGGAACACCTCTTTCAGCGTATTCTCTTCGCGACGGACTTCTCTGAGAACGCCAACCGAGCGTTCGACGCCTTCTCGTACCTCCGTCACGCGACCGAGGAGGTAACGCTCGTTCACGTTCGATCGCCGAAAGACGAGGTCATCGACGCCGATGCCAGCCCACAGGAGCAGTTGGCCGAGCATACGAGCACGCTGGAAAACTGGGGCATCGAGACACAGGTCGAAGTCCGACACGGCGATCCCGCCAACGAAATCCTCGCCGTCGAATCTGAGGTAACACCGTCGACAGTCCTTGTCGGGTCGAAAGGGAGAAGCCGTATCCGACGGCTCCTGTTGGGGAGTGTCTCCGAGGAGATCGTCGCACAGGCAACTGGAAACGTCTTTCTCGTCCCGCCACCCCGGGCAGTCTGA
- a CDS encoding DUF7512 family protein, whose product MAGLEIPTWDPETALLIGTILLEAIVLYVGYGGLERLFGPYLMKFLVGGDADAR is encoded by the coding sequence ATGGCAGGATTAGAGATTCCCACCTGGGATCCGGAGACAGCCTTGCTTATCGGCACGATACTACTGGAAGCGATCGTGCTGTACGTGGGCTACGGCGGCCTCGAACGGCTCTTCGGGCCCTATCTAATGAAGTTCCTCGTCGGGGGTGACGCGGATGCTCGATAG